The following proteins are encoded in a genomic region of Rhizobium sp. CCGE531:
- the pyc gene encoding pyruvate carboxylase: MPISKILVANRSEIAIRVFRAANELGIKTVAIWAEEDKLALHRFKADESYQVGRGPHLARDLGPIESYLSIDEIIRVARLSGADAIHPGYGLLSESPEFVDACDAAGITFIGPRADTMRQLGNKVAARNLAISVGVPVVPATEPLPEDMKLVAKMAEEIGYPVMLKASWGGGGRGMRVIRSKADLAKEVTEAKREAKAAFGKDEVYLEKLVERARHVESQILGDTHGNVVHLFERDCSVQRRNQKVVERAPAPYLSDAQRQELAAYSLKIAEATNYVGAGTVEYLMDADTGKFYFIEVNPRIQVEHTVTEVVTGIDIVKAQIHILDGFAIGTPESGVPKQADIRLNGHALQCRVTTEDPEHNFIPDYGRITAYRSASGFGIRLDGGTSYSGAIITRYYDPLLVKVTAWAPNPQEAIARMDRALREFRIRGVATNLTFLEAIITHPKFRDNSYTTRFIDTTPELFQQVKRQDRATKLLTYLADVTVNGHPETRGRPAPSPKVAEPVLPYIDGKVPDGTKQLLDKLGPQKFAEWMRGEKRVLMTDTTMRDGHQSLLATRMRTHDIASVAGTYARALPQLLSLECWGGATFDVSMRFLTEDPWERLSLIREGAPNLLLQMLLRGANGVGYTNYPDNVVKYFVRQAAKGGIDLFRVFDCLNWVENMRVSMDAIAEENKLCEAAICYTGDILNSARPKYDLKYYTDLAVELEKAGAHIIALKDMAGLLKPAAAKVLFKALREATGLPIHFHTHDTSGIAAATVLAAVDAGVDAVDAAMDALSGNTSQPCLGSIVEALKGSERDPGLDPEWIRRISFYWEAVRHQYAAFESDLKGPASEVYLHEMPGGQFTNLKEQARSLGLETRWHQVAQAYADANQMFGDIVKVTPSSKVVGDMALMMVSQDLTVADVENPAKDIAFPDSVVSMLKGDLGQPPSGWPQALQKKALKGDKPYTVRPGSLLAEADLGAERKVIETKLERKVDDFEFASYLMYPKVFTDYALAADTYGPVSVLPTPAYFYGLKEGDELFAEIEKGKTLVIVNQAMTATDEKGMVTVFFELNGQPRRIKVPDRAHGASGSAIRRKVEAGNAAHIGAPMPGVISTVFVSPGQAIKAGDVLLSIEAMKMETALHAEKDGTVSEVLVRAGDQIDAKDLLVVYGA; encoded by the coding sequence TTGCCCATTTCCAAGATCCTGGTCGCCAACCGTTCCGAAATCGCCATCCGCGTCTTCCGCGCCGCTAACGAGCTTGGCATAAAAACGGTCGCCATCTGGGCCGAGGAAGACAAACTCGCGCTGCATCGCTTCAAGGCGGATGAAAGTTATCAGGTCGGGCGCGGCCCGCATCTTGCCCGTGACCTCGGGCCGATCGAGAGCTATCTGTCGATCGATGAGATTATCCGCGTCGCCAGGCTTTCCGGCGCCGATGCCATCCATCCGGGCTACGGCCTGCTGTCGGAAAGCCCCGAATTCGTCGATGCCTGCGATGCCGCCGGCATCACCTTCATCGGCCCGAGGGCCGACACGATGCGCCAGCTCGGCAACAAGGTCGCGGCGCGCAATCTGGCGATTTCGGTCGGCGTGCCCGTCGTGCCGGCAACCGAGCCGCTGCCGGAGGATATGAAGCTCGTCGCGAAGATGGCCGAGGAGATCGGCTATCCGGTGATGCTGAAGGCCTCCTGGGGTGGCGGTGGCCGCGGCATGCGCGTCATCCGCTCCAAGGCCGATCTCGCCAAGGAAGTGACGGAAGCCAAGCGCGAGGCGAAGGCCGCCTTCGGCAAGGACGAGGTCTATCTCGAAAAGCTGGTCGAGCGCGCCCGTCACGTCGAAAGCCAGATCCTCGGTGATACGCATGGCAATGTCGTGCACCTGTTCGAGCGCGACTGTTCGGTCCAACGCCGCAACCAGAAGGTCGTCGAGCGTGCGCCGGCGCCCTATCTCAGCGACGCGCAGCGCCAGGAACTGGCCGCCTATTCGCTGAAGATCGCCGAGGCGACGAATTATGTCGGCGCCGGCACCGTCGAATATCTGATGGATGCCGATACCGGTAAATTCTATTTCATCGAAGTCAATCCCCGCATCCAGGTCGAGCACACCGTGACTGAAGTTGTCACCGGCATCGATATCGTCAAGGCGCAGATCCATATTCTCGACGGTTTCGCCATCGGCACGCCGGAATCGGGCGTTCCGAAGCAGGCGGACATTCGTCTCAACGGCCATGCGCTGCAGTGCCGCGTGACGACCGAAGATCCGGAGCACAACTTCATTCCGGACTACGGTCGCATCACCGCCTATCGCTCCGCCTCCGGCTTCGGCATCCGTCTCGACGGCGGCACCTCCTATTCGGGCGCGATCATCACCCGCTACTACGATCCGCTGCTGGTGAAGGTGACCGCCTGGGCGCCGAACCCGCAGGAGGCGATCGCCCGCATGGACCGCGCGCTGCGCGAATTCCGCATTCGCGGCGTGGCGACGAACCTCACCTTCCTCGAAGCGATCATCACGCATCCGAAATTCCGCGACAACAGCTATACGACGCGCTTCATCGACACGACGCCGGAGCTGTTCCAGCAGGTCAAGCGCCAGGATCGCGCCACAAAGCTTTTGACCTATCTCGCTGATGTCACCGTTAACGGCCATCCCGAAACGCGCGGCCGCCCGGCACCGTCACCGAAGGTCGCCGAGCCGGTATTGCCCTATATCGACGGCAAGGTGCCTGATGGCACCAAGCAGTTGCTCGACAAGCTCGGTCCGCAAAAATTCGCCGAATGGATGCGTGGCGAGAAGCGCGTGCTGATGACCGACACAACGATGCGCGACGGCCATCAATCGCTGCTTGCGACCCGCATGCGCACCCATGATATCGCCAGCGTCGCCGGCACCTATGCGCGCGCCCTGCCGCAGCTGCTGTCGCTGGAATGCTGGGGCGGCGCCACCTTCGACGTTTCCATGCGCTTCCTGACGGAAGACCCGTGGGAACGCCTGTCGCTGATCCGCGAGGGCGCGCCGAACCTGCTGCTGCAGATGCTGCTGCGCGGCGCCAACGGCGTCGGCTACACCAACTATCCCGACAATGTCGTGAAATACTTCGTCCGCCAGGCGGCCAAGGGCGGCATCGATCTCTTCCGCGTCTTCGATTGCCTGAACTGGGTCGAGAACATGCGGGTGTCGATGGATGCCATTGCTGAGGAGAATAAGCTCTGCGAGGCGGCGATCTGCTACACGGGCGACATCCTCAACTCCGCCCGCCCGAAATACGATCTGAAATATTATACAGATCTCGCCGTCGAGCTGGAAAAGGCCGGTGCCCACATCATCGCGCTGAAGGACATGGCCGGCCTCTTGAAGCCGGCCGCGGCCAAGGTGCTGTTCAAGGCGCTGCGCGAGGCGACCGGGCTGCCGATCCACTTCCACACGCATGATACCTCGGGCATTGCAGCCGCCACGGTTTTGGCTGCCGTGGACGCGGGCGTCGATGCGGTTGACGCGGCGATGGATGCGCTGTCGGGCAATACCTCGCAGCCCTGCCTCGGCTCGATCGTTGAAGCCCTCAAAGGGTCCGAGCGCGATCCGGGCCTCGATCCCGAATGGATCCGCCGTATTTCCTTCTACTGGGAAGCAGTGCGCCACCAGTACGCCGCCTTCGAAAGCGATCTCAAGGGACCGGCTTCGGAAGTCTATCTGCATGAAATGCCGGGCGGTCAGTTCACCAACCTCAAGGAGCAGGCTCGCTCGCTTGGCCTGGAGACCCGCTGGCACCAGGTGGCGCAGGCCTATGCCGATGCCAACCAGATGTTCGGCGATATCGTCAAGGTGACGCCGTCGTCCAAGGTCGTTGGCGACATGGCGCTGATGATGGTGAGCCAGGACCTGACGGTCGCCGATGTCGAAAACCCGGCCAAGGATATCGCCTTCCCGGATTCGGTGGTTTCGATGCTCAAGGGCGATCTCGGCCAGCCGCCGTCCGGATGGCCGCAAGCGCTACAGAAGAAGGCGTTGAAGGGCGACAAGCCCTATACGGTGCGCCCGGGCTCGCTATTGGCAGAAGCCGATCTCGGTGCGGAGCGTAAAGTCATCGAGACCAAGCTGGAGCGCAAGGTCGACGATTTCGAATTTGCCTCCTACCTGATGTATCCGAAGGTCTTCACCGACTACGCGTTGGCCGCCGACACCTACGGCCCGGTCTCGGTGCTGCCGACGCCGGCCTATTTCTATGGCCTGAAGGAAGGCGACGAGCTGTTTGCCGAAATCGAGAAGGGCAAGACGCTCGTCATCGTCAACCAGGCGATGACGGCGACCGACGAGAAGGGCATGGTGACTGTCTTTTTCGAGCTCAACGGCCAGCCGCGTCGCATCAAGGTGCCGGATCGCGCCCATGGCGCTTCCGGCAGCGCTATCCGCCGCAAGGTCGAGGCGGGCAATGCAGCCCATATCGGCGCGCCGATGCCGGGCGTCATCTCCACGGTCTTCGTCTCGCCCGGCCAGGCGATCAAGGCCGGCGACGTGCTGCTTTCCATCGAAGCCATGAAGATGGAGACGGCGCTGCACGCCGAAAAGGACGGCACGGTTTCCGAGGTTCTCGTGCGCGCCGGCGACCAGATCGACGCAAAGGATCTGCTCGTCGTCTATGGCGCTTAA
- a CDS encoding LuxR family transcriptional regulator: MNIHSLLQLLVVIEECKLAKNVVTELELVLRSYKFEFYGLLKQTRPNVDVANFMLSGRWPGQWSLTYVRKRYMLVDPVARYLSRAQRPFRWRDAVIALKADPLRRRMEQMMADARANGLVDGYVFPIHGRSGLLGCMTVGGEAVDLSPTELSLFDAVAKKAFWRLLELNNEAQSLEDPARAELRLTKREMEVLNHLADGMTSIEISRLLTISNHTVDWYMNSIQDKLDAKNRQHIVAIAFRNGLIP, from the coding sequence GTGAATATCCATTCGCTATTACAATTGCTTGTGGTCATCGAAGAGTGCAAGCTCGCCAAGAACGTCGTGACCGAGCTCGAACTCGTGCTCCGTTCCTACAAGTTCGAATTCTACGGCCTGCTGAAACAGACGCGGCCGAATGTCGACGTCGCGAATTTCATGCTCTCGGGTCGTTGGCCCGGTCAATGGTCGCTGACCTATGTTCGCAAGCGGTACATGCTTGTCGATCCGGTCGCGCGCTATCTTAGCCGGGCGCAGCGTCCTTTCCGCTGGCGCGATGCGGTGATTGCCCTGAAGGCGGACCCGCTGCGGCGCCGGATGGAGCAGATGATGGCGGATGCCCGCGCCAACGGGCTTGTCGACGGCTATGTTTTCCCGATCCATGGGCGGAGCGGCTTGCTCGGATGCATGACGGTCGGCGGCGAGGCGGTCGATCTTTCTCCGACGGAGCTTTCTCTCTTCGACGCAGTCGCCAAAAAGGCCTTCTGGCGACTTCTGGAGCTGAACAACGAAGCGCAATCGCTGGAAGACCCGGCAAGGGCTGAGTTGAGGCTGACCAAGCGCGAGATGGAGGTGCTGAACCACCTGGCCGACGGTATGACCTCGATCGAGATCAGCCGGCTGCTGACGATCTCCAACCACACCGTCGACTGGTACATGAATAGTATCCAGGACAAGCTGGATGCCAAGAACAGACAGCATATCGTTGCCATCGCTTTCAGAAACGGACTTATTCCGTAA
- a CDS encoding glucan ABC transporter ATP-binding protein/ permease, which produces MSLFKVYARALKYLGAYRYRVWMVVIANIALAMTTIYEPVLFGRIFDAIAKKGAVAPTMVLWAGFAVFSAVAFIVVSREADRLAHGRRASLLTEAFGRIISMPLSWHSQRGTASALNTLLRACEALFGLWLEFMRNHLTTAVALIVMIPTAMAMDLRLSAVLILLGVFYWTIGRLVMSRTKDGQTSVESHYNTVFSHVSDSISNVSVLHSYNRIEAETRALKSFTERLLAAQYPVLDWWALAGALNRTASTVAMMAILMIGTVLVQDGSLSLGALITFIAFANVLIGRLEQLRNFANQIFEARAKLEDFYTLEDSVRDREEPAGLAEIKDVKGEVEFRDISFGFANSSQGLHDISFKVKAGQTVAIVGPTGAGKTTLVNLLQRVFDPQKGQILVDGHDITKVTRRSLRRFIATVFQDAGLLNRSISDNIRLGREGATEEEMVRAAQAAAANDFIENRESGYETRVGERGNKLSGGERQRIAIARAILKDAPILVLDEATSALDVETENRVKAAIDNLRQNRTTFIIAHRLSTVREADMVLFLDNGRIIENGSFNELSQSNGRFAALLRASGILTDEEVRKAHATETEAA; this is translated from the coding sequence GTGTCACTGTTCAAAGTCTACGCAAGAGCCCTGAAGTATCTTGGCGCGTATCGATACCGCGTATGGATGGTCGTGATCGCGAACATCGCGCTTGCGATGACCACCATCTACGAACCGGTATTGTTCGGCCGCATCTTCGACGCCATTGCCAAGAAGGGCGCAGTCGCTCCGACCATGGTGTTGTGGGCCGGCTTTGCCGTCTTCAGTGCCGTAGCCTTCATCGTCGTGTCCCGCGAGGCGGATCGTCTCGCGCATGGCCGCCGCGCATCCCTGCTCACCGAAGCGTTCGGCCGCATCATCTCGATGCCGCTCTCCTGGCACAGCCAGCGCGGTACCGCGAGCGCGCTGAACACGCTGCTGCGCGCCTGTGAAGCGCTGTTCGGCCTGTGGCTCGAATTCATGCGCAATCACCTGACGACGGCCGTTGCGCTCATCGTCATGATCCCGACCGCCATGGCCATGGACCTGCGTCTCTCGGCCGTGCTGATCCTGCTCGGCGTCTTCTACTGGACCATCGGCCGCCTGGTCATGAGCCGCACGAAGGATGGCCAGACCTCGGTCGAAAGCCATTACAATACCGTCTTCTCGCATGTCAGCGACTCGATCAGCAACGTTTCGGTGCTGCACAGCTACAACCGCATCGAAGCCGAAACCAGGGCGCTGAAGTCGTTCACGGAGCGGCTGCTGGCCGCACAGTATCCGGTTCTCGACTGGTGGGCCCTTGCCGGCGCCCTGAACCGCACGGCATCGACCGTCGCGATGATGGCGATCCTGATGATCGGTACCGTCCTCGTGCAGGACGGCAGCCTGAGCCTCGGCGCCCTGATCACCTTCATCGCCTTTGCGAACGTACTGATCGGCCGCCTGGAGCAGCTGCGCAACTTCGCCAACCAGATTTTCGAGGCTCGCGCCAAGCTCGAAGACTTCTACACGCTGGAAGATTCGGTCCGCGACCGCGAGGAACCGGCCGGCCTTGCCGAGATCAAGGACGTCAAGGGCGAAGTGGAATTCCGCGACATATCCTTCGGCTTCGCCAACTCGTCGCAGGGCCTGCACGACATCTCCTTCAAGGTGAAGGCTGGCCAGACCGTCGCCATCGTCGGCCCGACCGGCGCCGGCAAGACGACGCTCGTCAACCTGCTGCAGCGCGTCTTCGACCCGCAGAAGGGCCAGATCCTCGTCGATGGTCACGACATTACCAAGGTAACGCGCAGGTCGCTGCGCCGCTTCATCGCCACCGTCTTCCAGGATGCCGGTCTGCTGAACCGTTCGATCAGCGACAACATCCGCCTCGGCCGCGAAGGTGCGACGGAGGAGGAAATGGTCCGCGCGGCACAGGCCGCCGCCGCCAACGACTTCATCGAAAACCGCGAAAGCGGCTATGAGACCCGCGTCGGCGAGCGTGGCAACAAGCTTTCCGGTGGCGAACGCCAGCGTATCGCGATTGCCCGCGCCATTCTGAAGGATGCTCCGATCCTCGTGCTCGACGAAGCCACGAGCGCGCTCGACGTCGAAACCGAAAACCGGGTCAAGGCGGCGATCGACAACCTGCGCCAGAACCGTACGACCTTCATCATCGCGCACCGCCTGTCGACCGTACGCGAGGCCGATATGGTCCTCTTCCTCGACAACGGACGGATCATCGAGAACGGCAGCTTCAACGAGCTCAGCCAGAGCAACGGCCGCTTCGCCGCCCTGCTGCGCGCCAGCGGCATCCTGACGGACGAGGAAGTCCGCAAGGCACACGCTACGGAAACCGAAGCCGCCTGA
- a CDS encoding porin: MNIRGLLLGSAAALAAASGAQAADAIVAAEPEPLQYVRICDAYGPGYFFIPGTETCLKVGGRVRTEGEWYDAYNARSKNGTLWHTRAELSVDTATDTEYGPLKTNTVVRWDWNDGNTTSTKLLWANISLGGFLVGKADSQYNNYMGYAGNVINDDVIYDGPKELNQLTYKYDAGNGFTAVISLEDSNSSSDTSSYGGAWQTGKGNHYAPDVVLGAGYKTGAWTLRVIGGYDSVVEEGAIKARIDADFGAFKAFLMGGWNTDGDKLNKYAGSYLNSNRSACPTNGADCGWGDWAFWTGASYQLTPKLQANAQVAYTDSKIFAATANVAWRPVKDLLVEPEVSYTNWDAANRDQWAGVLRFERKF, encoded by the coding sequence ATGAATATCAGAGGTCTTCTTCTTGGTTCCGCCGCCGCACTGGCAGCTGCATCGGGCGCGCAGGCGGCTGACGCCATCGTGGCTGCCGAGCCGGAACCGCTCCAGTACGTTCGCATTTGCGATGCTTACGGCCCCGGCTACTTTTTCATTCCGGGCACCGAAACCTGCCTGAAGGTCGGCGGCCGCGTCCGCACCGAGGGCGAATGGTACGATGCCTACAACGCCCGCAGCAAGAACGGCACGCTCTGGCATACCCGCGCGGAACTGAGCGTCGACACCGCGACCGACACCGAATATGGCCCGCTGAAGACCAACACGGTCGTCCGTTGGGACTGGAATGACGGCAACACGACCAGCACCAAGCTGCTCTGGGCCAATATCAGCCTCGGCGGTTTCCTCGTCGGCAAGGCCGATTCGCAGTACAACAACTACATGGGTTACGCCGGCAACGTCATCAATGACGACGTCATCTATGACGGCCCGAAGGAACTCAACCAGCTCACCTACAAGTATGATGCCGGCAATGGCTTCACGGCCGTCATCTCGCTCGAAGATTCCAACTCTTCCAGCGATACCTCGTCCTACGGCGGCGCATGGCAGACCGGCAAGGGCAACCATTATGCTCCGGACGTCGTCCTCGGCGCCGGCTACAAGACGGGCGCATGGACCCTTCGCGTTATCGGCGGCTATGACAGCGTCGTCGAGGAAGGCGCGATCAAGGCTCGTATCGATGCCGATTTCGGTGCCTTCAAGGCCTTCCTGATGGGCGGCTGGAACACCGACGGCGACAAGCTGAACAAGTATGCCGGCTCCTATCTCAACAGCAATCGTTCCGCTTGCCCGACCAACGGCGCAGATTGCGGCTGGGGCGACTGGGCCTTCTGGACGGGCGCCAGCTATCAGCTGACCCCGAAGCTGCAGGCCAACGCCCAGGTTGCCTACACCGACTCGAAGATCTTCGCCGCCACCGCCAACGTCGCCTGGCGCCCGGTCAAGGACCTGCTGGTCGAGCCGGAAGTCTCCTACACGAACTGGGATGCCGCCAACCGCGACCAGTGGGCCGGCGTGCTCCGCTTCGAGCGCAAGTTCTGA
- the opgC gene encoding OpgC domain-containing protein, giving the protein MNPRANIGSAAVQRISLPKPVTQRDTRLDVLRALALIMIFINHVPGQFFEDLTSKNFGFSDGAEAFVLISGISVGLAYGTKFSSGNRLKMAWKAIKRAFTLYTAHMITTFVTLVLFISGAWIFHQKGLLCEVNILALLMDPARGIPALLTLGHQIGYNNILPMYGALFLMLPLIMLLEAKNPLLLLAISVGVWLVSGIYYIAPHTTLLDGFWFLNPLSWQLLFVIGFMATMHVKRGGRIPVHPVLITLASAYVLLSFIWVTDKLWIIGDYLATLGLPTVVTGFDKTFLSLPRLLHVLALAYLIVSIPSISQLLRRSANHPLTILGRHSLSIFVAGTILAMAGQVILYVTNDGPIVGAIYVVIGIAAQFLYAYHLERKRLQLAGPRAAKVPARVLTVPAHIGKRR; this is encoded by the coding sequence ATGAATCCAAGGGCGAATATCGGCTCGGCGGCGGTGCAACGAATCAGTTTGCCGAAGCCGGTCACTCAGAGGGATACCCGACTGGATGTTCTCAGGGCCTTGGCTCTGATCATGATCTTCATCAACCATGTGCCAGGGCAGTTTTTCGAGGATTTGACCTCGAAGAATTTCGGCTTCTCCGATGGGGCGGAGGCTTTCGTGCTGATCTCCGGTATCTCCGTCGGTCTTGCCTATGGAACGAAGTTCTCATCCGGCAATCGGCTGAAGATGGCGTGGAAGGCGATCAAGCGGGCATTCACGCTCTATACCGCGCATATGATCACGACCTTCGTGACGCTGGTGCTGTTTATCTCGGGGGCATGGATTTTTCACCAGAAGGGCTTGCTCTGCGAAGTGAACATCCTTGCGCTGCTGATGGATCCGGCGCGCGGCATTCCCGCGCTGCTGACGCTCGGACACCAGATCGGCTACAACAATATCCTGCCGATGTACGGCGCCCTGTTCCTGATGCTGCCGCTGATCATGCTGCTGGAGGCGAAAAACCCGCTGCTCCTGCTCGCGATTTCGGTCGGCGTCTGGCTGGTGTCGGGCATTTATTATATCGCGCCGCATACGACGCTGCTTGATGGATTCTGGTTCCTCAATCCGCTGTCCTGGCAGCTCCTGTTCGTCATCGGCTTTATGGCTACCATGCATGTCAAGCGCGGCGGGCGCATCCCCGTCCATCCAGTACTGATCACGCTGGCGTCCGCCTATGTGCTCCTGTCCTTCATCTGGGTGACCGACAAGCTCTGGATCATCGGCGATTATCTCGCCACGCTCGGCCTGCCCACCGTCGTCACCGGCTTCGACAAGACGTTCCTGTCGCTGCCGCGCCTGCTGCACGTGCTGGCACTCGCCTATCTGATCGTCAGCATACCCTCCATCTCGCAGCTGCTCCGCCGTTCCGCGAATCATCCGCTGACGATCCTTGGTCGGCATTCACTCAGCATCTTCGTGGCGGGCACGATCCTCGCCATGGCCGGCCAGGTGATCCTCTATGTGACCAACGACGGTCCCATCGTCGGTGCGATCTATGTCGTCATCGGCATCGCCGCGCAGTTCCTCTATGCCTATCATCTGGAACGCAAGCGCCTGCAACTCGCCGGCCCGCGCGCGGCGAAGGTGCCTGCAAGGGTGCTCACGGTGCCCGCCCATATCGGGAAGCGTCGCTGA